Part of the Aquimarina sp. TRL1 genome, AATTATAAGTGATGAAATTGATTCTAGTAATGGATTTAATTTCATTAGTGCCCCTCTGGAAAAACCACTATTAGTTAATGGTTCGTTTATTGGGAAACTATACGCTAGTAGTAATAAAAAAGATTTTGATTTTGGCGTAACCCTTTATGAAGTAATGCCCAATGGGACTTATTTTCATTTATCCTATATTGTCGGAAGAGCCAGCTATGCTAATGATATAACCCAAAGAAAGCTATTGACACCGAATAAAATTGAAGAAATCCCTTTCACTAATACTCACCTCGTTAGTAAACAATTACAAAAAGGAAGTCGATTATTAATTCATCTAAACATTAATAAAAATCCATTTTCTGAATTAAATTACGGAACCGGGAAAGAGGTTACTACAGAAACAATTACAGACGCAACCTCTCCTCTAAAAATAAAGTGGTACACTCATAGCTATGTAGAGATTCCTGTATGGATTGAATAATATAAATGTGCTTACGGCTAAGTAATATTCAATACTTTTGTGCATTATGAAACGATCATAATTACCTATAGTAAACTAGTATTTTATTTATTATGAAAGAAGTTGATAAAATAGCATTTATCGAAATAAAAGACGGGCAGATTCTGAGTACGCGTTCTAAAGGAAAAAATACATTCTACATCCCTGGAGGAAAAAGAGAAACGGGAGAAACAGATCAACAAACACTTATCAGAGAAATTTCTGAAGAGTTGAGTGTCACAATTCATCCGGATTCTCTTAATTATATTGGAACATTTAAAGCACAATCAGATGGTGCTGCAAAAGGAGTTATTGTAAAAATGACTTGTTATAGTGCCACCTATTCCGGAGAGCTAAAAGCGGCTAGTGAAATAGACGAAATTCGTTGGCTTTCGTATCAGGATATGAATATTATTTCGGCTGTGGATCAAAAAATTTTTACTTTTCTAAAAGAAAAAGGATTGCTCAACTAAATAATTCGCTATTCATAAAGTTAATCCTAACTCCCTCTACAACAAAGTAATATTTATTATAGAGGTATTAAACGTTAAAAAAATCATAGGCTCACCAAACCTGAAGAAAAAAGGAATTCTGTTATTATTCCTTACAGTTATCTATAGTTCAATTGTATTCTTTTCCTTTATAAAGGAAAGAATACTAAAAAAGGAGTATCTTCAGATACTCCTTTTCTTATACTAAATTACCGAAATGTGGTTCGATTACATTTTTACATCTGTTAATGCCACTTCTTTCCCTTCTTTATCTAATAACTTTACTTCATCAAACCCTTCTTTTTTAAATTGTTCGAATTGAGTAGCTGCATCTCCTATTACTAAATAAACCATTTTACTAACATCCAGATATTTATTTGCTAATTCTTTATGTTTTTCCAGGGTCATTTCATTAATAACAGTCTCTTCTTTTGCTATATAATCAGAAGATAATTCATACTTAGACATATCGTGTAACATTCCTAAAAGTGCTCTTTGTGTTTCAAATCTTCTCGCATTCGATTTGATTAATGCATTTTTAGTAAACGTCAGATCTTCTTCTGATATTCCTTTTGTGTATTTCTGGATTTCATCTTTGAAAATACGGACCGATTCTAATGTAGTGTTAGTCCTTACACTAGAGGAAGCTGTAAATGTACCTGGGATATTGGTTCCACTAAACCTGGATCTCGCACCATAAGTATACCCTTTTTCTTCTCTCAGAATTAAGTTCACGGTTCCCGAAAAAGATCCTCCCAATTTATAATTCATTACAGTTGCAGGAAAGTAATCCGGATCTTTCCTAGACATAGAGAGGTACCCTATATTAATCACCGATTGTTTGGCATTAGGGATATCCACAAAATACAATGAAGCTTTATCTCTTTTATTCTCTATTTTATAGGTAGGGATTCTTACTTCTTTTCCTTCCCATTTTTCTTCAATAGCCCTTAATGTTTTTATTGTTTTCTCTTTATTGATATCTCCTACGATATTAAATCGACTAATCTTAGGAGAGAAGTTCGCTGCGTAGAACTGTTTCAGGTCATCTATTGTTATTCCTGTAACAGAGGCAACGGTACCTGAAGTAGGATGCGCAAACATATGTTTTTCTCCGTATAATAATTTATTGTATACATTGCGGGCAACAGCTTCAGGATTAGCTTCTGATCTTTTTATTTTATTAATTGTCTTTGTTTTTATTCTTCCAAACTCTTCCTCATCCCATCGCGGCTGCAGAAGGATTTCTTCGACTAACTGCATGGTCTTATCAAAATTTCTTGAAAGCGTATTTCCATTAATAACA contains:
- a CDS encoding NUDIX domain-containing protein, translating into MKEVDKIAFIEIKDGQILSTRSKGKNTFYIPGGKRETGETDQQTLIREISEELSVTIHPDSLNYIGTFKAQSDGAAKGVIVKMTCYSATYSGELKAASEIDEIRWLSYQDMNIISAVDQKIFTFLKEKGLLN